A region from the Methanofollis liminatans DSM 4140 genome encodes:
- a CDS encoding TspO/MBR family protein, whose translation MDSSRYQDAVRLVAAIILTNMAGIIGSLFTAPNIPGWYAGLVKPPLTPPSWVFAPVWTTLFVLMGVSLFLLWREGADRPPVRAALLVFGLQLVLNLLWSALFFGLQSPLLGLIEILVLWFAIVATILLAYRVSRPAAYLLVPYLVWVSFATYLTWAIWTLNP comes from the coding sequence ATGGACTCCAGCAGATATCAGGACGCCGTGCGGCTGGTTGCGGCGATCATCCTCACCAATATGGCCGGCATCATCGGGTCGCTTTTCACCGCCCCGAATATCCCGGGCTGGTATGCGGGGCTCGTCAAACCCCCGCTCACCCCTCCCTCGTGGGTCTTCGCCCCGGTCTGGACCACGCTCTTTGTGCTGATGGGTGTCTCTTTGTTTCTCCTGTGGCGGGAGGGGGCTGACAGACCTCCGGTCAGGGCGGCGCTTCTCGTCTTCGGGCTGCAACTCGTGCTCAACCTCCTCTGGTCGGCGCTCTTCTTCGGGCTTCAGTCCCCGCTTCTTGGCCTGATCGAGATCCTCGTCCTCTGGTTTGCCATCGTCGCGACGATCCTCCTCGCATACCGTGTCTCGCGGCCGGCGGCATATCTCCTGGTCCCCTATCTGGTCTGGGTGAGTTTCGCCACGTATCTCACCTGGGCGATCTGGACCCTCAACCCCTGA
- a CDS encoding sulfite exporter TauE/SafE family protein: MIGTALLLTLIFTGLLVGILSGLLGVGGGFIMVPILLWLFVAMGLPEEISLRLALGTSLVAIIPTALSGALAHLRRGSLVWRAGYLLGISAAAGGVVGAVLAVYLPAEMVRIFFGLVVLAAGLRVLLPQTDAGEDVPEIDGSRYLLWGLPVGVVSGMAGIGGGVILVPILTAVLRFGMLRAVATSTVVMIFAATAGTLSYMIAGTGVSGLPPGTVGYVGLLQAAVIVAVSIPAARFGVAAAHRLPPAALRAAFVLLTGYIGISMLGIFSLPDLSF, encoded by the coding sequence ATGATCGGGACTGCCCTTCTTCTCACGCTGATCTTCACCGGGCTGCTGGTGGGGATACTCTCCGGCCTGCTTGGCGTCGGCGGCGGATTTATTATGGTCCCGATCCTGCTGTGGCTCTTTGTGGCGATGGGCCTGCCCGAAGAGATCTCCCTGCGCCTCGCCCTCGGGACAAGTCTTGTTGCGATTATCCCGACGGCGCTCTCTGGCGCTCTTGCCCATCTCCGGCGCGGCTCTCTTGTCTGGCGGGCCGGCTATCTCCTCGGGATCTCGGCTGCGGCCGGTGGCGTCGTCGGTGCCGTTCTCGCCGTATATCTCCCCGCGGAAATGGTCAGGATCTTCTTTGGTCTCGTCGTGCTCGCTGCCGGCCTCCGGGTCCTTCTCCCGCAGACGGACGCAGGAGAGGATGTCCCTGAGATTGACGGCAGCCGGTACCTGCTCTGGGGCCTTCCGGTCGGCGTGGTCTCCGGGATGGCCGGTATCGGCGGCGGCGTCATCCTGGTCCCCATCCTTACGGCGGTCCTGCGTTTTGGTATGCTCCGCGCCGTTGCCACCTCGACGGTGGTGATGATCTTCGCCGCCACCGCGGGAACGCTCTCGTATATGATCGCCGGCACCGGGGTGTCTGGCCTGCCTCCCGGCACCGTCGGCTATGTTGGGCTGTTGCAGGCTGCGGTGATTGTTGCGGTCTCCATTCCGGCCGCTCGCTTCGGCGTTGCTGCAGCCCACCGCCTGCCGCCGGCAGCCCTCAGGGCGGCGTTCGTGCTGCTCACCGGCTATATCGGCATTAGCATGCTCGGGATCTTCTCTCTTCCAGATCTCTCCTTCTGA
- a CDS encoding DUF1894 domain-containing protein: MGCVEALKYEVLLRNCSFREYRDYIRKNYREFYDVMPGYRIFDLALIGVPPIPIGVDGDSVIFPYTKPCHGTFVLKVEGKDEVLRLRSQKK; this comes from the coding sequence ATGGGGTGCGTAGAGGCGCTGAAGTATGAGGTGCTCCTGCGGAACTGCAGTTTCCGGGAGTACAGGGATTATATCCGAAAAAATTACCGCGAGTTTTACGATGTGATGCCCGGTTACAGGATCTTCGATCTCGCACTGATCGGGGTGCCGCCCATCCCCATCGGCGTCGATGGGGACTCTGTGATCTTTCCATACACCAAACCCTGCCATGGCACCTTCGTGCTGAAGGTTGAGGGAAAGGACGAGGTGTTGAGGTTGAGGTCGCAGAAGAAATGA
- a CDS encoding DUF1890 domain-containing protein — protein MSEKEDEGLIVLGCPEAPVQVSLAIHLAHGLRKAGKTPVITGNPSARALVAMADPEGRYVGEMIDLDRCIEAMAAKERDFAVSFVLVHVESGVSFAGTISAISGGKVIVVVFGKDAESLSALIDFPCEKVTVRTAHKAGPLKAAIAEVTGWGA, from the coding sequence ATGTCTGAAAAAGAAGATGAAGGGCTGATCGTCCTCGGGTGTCCTGAGGCACCGGTACAGGTAAGTCTTGCGATCCACCTTGCGCATGGTCTTAGAAAGGCTGGTAAAACGCCAGTTATTACAGGAAACCCGTCTGCACGGGCGCTTGTGGCGATGGCCGACCCCGAAGGCCGGTATGTGGGCGAGATGATCGATCTGGACCGCTGCATTGAGGCGATGGCCGCAAAAGAGCGGGACTTTGCTGTCTCGTTCGTTCTGGTCCATGTAGAGAGTGGGGTCAGTTTTGCCGGGACGATCAGCGCCATCTCCGGCGGGAAGGTGATCGTTGTAGTCTTCGGGAAAGATGCGGAGAGTCTCTCCGCGCTGATCGACTTCCCGTGCGAGAAGGTGACGGTCAGGACTGCCCATAAGGCTGGTCCGCTGAAGGCCGCGATTGCGGAGGTGACAGGATGGGGTGCGTAG
- the fdhD gene encoding formate dehydrogenase accessory sulfurtransferase FdhD, giving the protein MDEVCIESRFRLLVNGEEVTGMVASAEQLRELGAGFIVSEGLAERVQGVEVSGNDILVGAEVKPGGERVLETSGGTAYLRQVRRVGAGPRITIDDVYRMTAAIESEDWRKTGGLHCSVLFYDGALEAKACDIGRHNTVDKVIGHAVLAGLDRSRCVIGCTGRQPAGMVAKAASAGIPVIISRAASTDQGIKTAEEAGITLICFSRGDRFTIYTHPWRVEGISVPGEGEKIR; this is encoded by the coding sequence ATGGATGAGGTCTGTATCGAGAGCAGGTTCCGTCTTCTGGTCAACGGCGAGGAGGTTACGGGAATGGTCGCCTCGGCCGAGCAACTCAGGGAACTCGGGGCGGGTTTTATCGTCTCTGAGGGCCTTGCAGAGAGAGTACAGGGTGTCGAGGTGAGCGGTAACGACATTCTCGTCGGTGCTGAGGTGAAACCCGGCGGTGAACGGGTGCTTGAGACCTCGGGTGGGACGGCCTATCTGCGGCAGGTCCGGCGTGTCGGGGCCGGACCGCGGATCACCATCGATGATGTCTACCGGATGACCGCCGCCATCGAGTCTGAGGACTGGAGGAAGACCGGGGGCCTGCATTGCTCTGTCCTTTTCTATGATGGCGCTCTTGAGGCAAAGGCCTGTGACATCGGAAGGCACAACACTGTTGACAAAGTGATCGGGCATGCCGTTCTTGCCGGGCTCGACCGCTCCCGCTGTGTGATCGGCTGTACCGGGCGGCAGCCGGCCGGCATGGTGGCCAAGGCAGCGAGTGCCGGCATACCGGTGATCATCTCCAGGGCGGCCTCGACTGACCAGGGGATCAAAACGGCCGAAGAAGCCGGGATCACTCTGATCTGCTTCTCACGCGGCGACCGGTTCACCATCTACACGCATCCCTGGCGGGTGGAGGGTATTTCTGTTCCGGGTGAAGGGGAAAAAATACGGTGA
- a CDS encoding transcriptional regulator gives MKLPCETGVWIILPCIRACLVQELTAKGLSQKKVSTMLGITPASVSQYTSKKRGCTIELCNDAIASIQQLADDLITDNVEHMGLRMCDICMQVRSQGVLDEGEDGPCIRDLVCNLSSPDGRHHAT, from the coding sequence ATGAAACTCCCCTGTGAAACCGGCGTCTGGATCATTCTGCCCTGCATCCGTGCGTGCCTTGTTCAGGAACTGACGGCAAAGGGCCTCTCACAGAAAAAAGTCTCGACGATGCTCGGGATTACACCGGCGTCAGTCTCCCAGTACACCTCAAAAAAACGGGGATGTACGATCGAACTGTGCAACGATGCGATCGCCTCCATCCAGCAACTTGCCGACGACCTCATCACCGATAATGTCGAACACATGGGACTGCGGATGTGCGACATCTGCATGCAGGTCAGGTCGCAGGGGGTTCTCGACGAGGGAGAGGACGGACCGTGCATCAGGGATCTGGTCTGCAACCTCTCTTCCCCGGATGGCAGACACCACGCCACCTGA
- a CDS encoding LL-diaminopimelate aminotransferase — translation MYSQRLENLPPYLFARIDALKGQKRREGVDVIDLGVGDPDLPTPDHIVEAMIRAVKDPRNHHYPAYEGIAAYRDAVAAWYDNRFSASLDPASEVVALMGSKDGIAHIPEAFVNPGDYVLVPDPGYPVYKTSTLFAEGKAHLMPLLEENNFLPVLEDIPAEVLERAKLLFFNYPNNPTAAIAPERFFDEVVEFAREHDLVVVHDNAYSEITFDGYRAPSFLQADGAKEVGVEMHSLSKTYNMTGWRIGMAVGNPEILAGLGRVKSNVDSGVFDAVQEAAITALTGPQQCVADACAVYQERRDTLVKGLSELGYDVRAPKATFYVWMPVEDCMATATQFLNEAGIVVTPGVGFGESGDGYVRFAVTRSVERIEEAIERIGRLRR, via the coding sequence ATGTACTCGCAGAGACTGGAGAATCTGCCGCCCTACCTTTTTGCCAGAATAGACGCATTGAAAGGCCAGAAAAGGAGGGAGGGCGTCGACGTTATCGATCTCGGTGTCGGTGACCCGGACCTGCCGACACCCGACCACATCGTCGAGGCAATGATCAGGGCCGTAAAAGACCCGAGAAACCACCATTATCCGGCCTACGAGGGGATAGCCGCTTACCGCGACGCCGTGGCGGCGTGGTACGACAACCGTTTCTCGGCCTCCCTCGACCCGGCATCAGAGGTCGTCGCCCTGATGGGCTCGAAGGACGGTATCGCACATATACCGGAGGCATTTGTAAACCCGGGCGACTATGTCCTCGTCCCCGACCCGGGATACCCGGTCTATAAAACCTCAACGCTCTTTGCCGAGGGAAAAGCGCACCTGATGCCCCTTCTCGAGGAGAACAACTTCCTTCCGGTGCTCGAGGATATCCCGGCAGAGGTGCTCGAACGGGCGAAACTCCTTTTCTTCAACTACCCGAACAACCCGACGGCGGCGATTGCACCCGAACGCTTCTTCGATGAAGTTGTGGAGTTTGCACGCGAGCACGACCTCGTCGTCGTGCATGACAACGCCTACTCCGAGATCACCTTCGACGGATACCGGGCGCCCTCGTTCCTCCAGGCAGACGGGGCAAAGGAAGTCGGCGTGGAGATGCACTCGCTCTCGAAGACCTACAACATGACCGGATGGCGGATCGGCATGGCCGTCGGCAATCCCGAGATCCTCGCCGGCCTTGGCCGCGTAAAGTCCAACGTGGACTCCGGCGTCTTCGATGCCGTTCAGGAGGCGGCGATCACCGCTCTCACCGGCCCGCAGCAGTGTGTCGCCGACGCCTGCGCCGTCTACCAGGAGCGGCGCGACACCCTCGTGAAAGGGCTTTCCGAACTCGGCTACGATGTCAGGGCACCGAAGGCAACCTTCTATGTCTGGATGCCGGTCGAAGACTGCATGGCCACGGCGACGCAGTTCCTGAACGAGGCCGGGATCGTCGTGACGCCAGGCGTCGGGTTCGGCGAGAGCGGCGACGGCTACGTCAGGTTTGCGGTCACCCGATCGGTGGAGCGGATCGAAGAGGCGATCGAGCGGATCGGGAGGCTTCGCCGATGA
- the lysA gene encoding diaminopimelate decarboxylase yields MKLPSHLGIKNGRLHIGGHDCTALAAAYGTPLYVTDLDRIAGNFRRFRAALAAHYPETQVLFAAKANGNLTVIRTLAAEGAGADVFSSGELELALRAGMKPERLLFNGSSKSPADLALAVETGVRLSVDSIEELRQLNAVAAEAGRTAAIAFRVNPALEVPTHPKIATGLKTSKFGIPAEEIVAAYAEALAAEHIEPVGIHCHIGSQILEVEPFARAAGVMVRVAREITDIGVNLEFIDIGGGLGIPYHHDTDPAPTPEEYAAAVMPVFLQGIRECGIDPALWVEPGRWLVGDSSVLLVGVNSVKRAHRTFVNVDAGFNLLVRPAMYDSYHEVVVADRADAAADGTYTVAGPICETGDLLAQDRELPAPKAGDTIAVLDAGAYGFAMSSQYNSRPRCAEVAVRGGKHAIMRRAERLDDLTATMETPDWTA; encoded by the coding sequence ATGAAACTCCCATCTCACCTGGGCATCAAAAACGGCCGCCTCCACATCGGCGGCCACGACTGCACCGCCCTTGCAGCAGCCTACGGCACGCCGCTGTACGTCACCGACCTCGACCGGATCGCCGGTAACTTCAGGCGGTTCCGTGCCGCCCTCGCGGCCCATTATCCCGAAACACAGGTGCTCTTTGCGGCGAAAGCAAACGGGAACCTGACCGTGATCAGGACGCTTGCGGCTGAAGGGGCTGGAGCAGACGTCTTCTCCTCAGGAGAACTCGAACTCGCCCTGCGCGCCGGCATGAAGCCCGAACGCCTGCTTTTCAACGGGAGCTCGAAGAGCCCGGCCGACCTTGCGCTCGCCGTGGAAACCGGGGTGCGCCTCTCGGTCGACTCCATCGAAGAGCTCAGGCAGCTCAATGCCGTAGCGGCAGAGGCCGGCAGAACGGCCGCGATCGCCTTCCGGGTGAACCCGGCCCTCGAGGTGCCGACCCACCCAAAGATCGCCACCGGCCTGAAGACGAGCAAGTTCGGCATCCCGGCTGAGGAGATCGTCGCCGCCTACGCCGAGGCCCTTGCCGCAGAACATATCGAACCGGTCGGCATCCACTGCCACATCGGTTCGCAGATCCTGGAGGTCGAGCCCTTTGCCCGCGCCGCCGGGGTAATGGTCAGAGTGGCCCGCGAGATCACCGACATCGGCGTCAATCTTGAGTTCATCGATATTGGCGGCGGTCTCGGGATCCCGTACCACCACGACACCGATCCGGCTCCGACGCCCGAGGAGTATGCAGCCGCCGTCATGCCGGTCTTCCTGCAGGGGATCAGGGAGTGCGGGATCGACCCGGCGCTCTGGGTAGAACCGGGCCGCTGGCTTGTCGGCGACTCCTCGGTTCTGCTGGTCGGCGTGAACTCGGTGAAGCGCGCCCACCGGACCTTTGTCAACGTCGACGCAGGTTTCAACCTCCTGGTGAGACCGGCGATGTACGACTCCTACCATGAGGTGGTCGTGGCCGACCGGGCCGATGCGGCCGCCGACGGCACCTACACGGTGGCCGGCCCGATCTGCGAGACCGGCGACCTGCTGGCGCAGGACCGGGAACTTCCGGCCCCTAAGGCAGGCGACACCATCGCCGTCCTCGATGCAGGGGCATACGGTTTTGCCATGTCCTCGCAGTACAACAGCCGCCCGCGCTGTGCCGAAGTGGCGGTACGCGGCGGAAAGCATGCCATTATGCGCCGCGCCGAACGCCTCGACGACCTCACCGCCACGATGGAGACCCCGGACTGGACCGCGTGA
- a CDS encoding OB-fold nucleic acid binding domain-containing protein — protein sequence MQFHYALVDDLISRDEFERRVQERIEGAGGLLDEDAAALLVVGDCGRQHLQIRDLGPGPTLLSFFGKVLSVGEPTPFSRQDGEEGRRASLLLGDATGRVEVVLWDDQAEAVAEIEVGEVLEVIGRRSQRGGPSLSALALRKSRVSIDCPMETERRCADPAGTGDLTVRILAIDEPKAFTRRDGSEGMRTSALVGDATGTARLVCWEPALLQGYCAGASVRIDGARTTTRGRGVEFSLDEKGTVAPADEAVEVRFAAAAGVKAGETVSLRGRITDPGRPRGFTTRDGGRSWVRNLDMADDSGTIRLVLWGEHALAALAADEEITVYHAIAKEGRSGGIEVSVGAGSHLVLPQPDCSDISFEGTIVPSTLGPTIDNGTEAFILARDLLPGSEVRVEGRRSGTQITPYTVETIEISRESLERRLEALLQRLKKTEKSF from the coding sequence GTGCAGTTTCACTACGCCCTCGTAGACGACCTCATCAGCCGCGATGAGTTCGAGCGGCGCGTCCAGGAACGTATAGAAGGGGCCGGAGGGCTGCTGGACGAGGACGCCGCCGCACTTCTGGTCGTCGGCGACTGCGGGAGGCAGCACCTGCAGATCAGGGATCTCGGACCTGGCCCGACCTTGCTCTCTTTTTTCGGCAAAGTGCTTTCGGTAGGCGAACCAACGCCTTTCTCACGACAGGACGGCGAAGAGGGGCGGCGGGCTTCCCTTCTCCTCGGCGATGCTACCGGAAGGGTCGAGGTCGTGCTCTGGGACGATCAGGCCGAGGCCGTGGCCGAGATCGAGGTCGGCGAGGTGCTCGAAGTGATCGGGAGGCGCTCGCAGCGCGGAGGCCCGAGCCTCTCGGCCCTTGCCCTGCGCAAATCCAGGGTGAGCATCGATTGCCCGATGGAGACGGAGCGGCGGTGCGCCGATCCGGCGGGCACCGGCGACCTGACAGTACGGATCCTTGCCATCGACGAACCGAAGGCTTTCACCCGCAGAGACGGAAGCGAAGGGATGCGGACCTCCGCCCTTGTCGGCGACGCCACCGGGACAGCGCGGCTCGTCTGCTGGGAGCCCGCGCTGCTCCAGGGATATTGTGCAGGGGCGAGCGTGCGGATCGACGGCGCTCGCACCACCACGCGCGGCAGGGGCGTCGAGTTCTCCCTCGACGAGAAGGGGACGGTGGCGCCGGCAGACGAGGCGGTGGAGGTCAGGTTCGCCGCGGCCGCCGGGGTGAAGGCCGGGGAGACCGTATCGCTCAGAGGCAGAATCACCGATCCCGGACGGCCACGTGGTTTTACGACGCGGGACGGCGGGCGATCCTGGGTCAGAAACCTCGACATGGCCGACGATTCAGGGACGATCAGACTTGTACTGTGGGGGGAGCACGCCCTCGCCGCGCTTGCGGCCGACGAAGAGATCACCGTGTACCATGCCATCGCAAAGGAGGGGCGTTCGGGGGGAATCGAGGTTTCCGTCGGGGCGGGAAGCCATCTTGTCCTCCCACAGCCTGACTGCAGCGACATATCATTCGAAGGGACGATCGTCCCCTCCACCCTCGGTCCGACGATCGACAACGGCACCGAGGCTTTTATCCTCGCCCGCGATCTCCTCCCGGGATCCGAAGTGCGGGTAGAAGGGAGGCGTTCAGGCACGCAGATCACCCCCTACACCGTGGAGACCATTGAGATCAGCAGGGAGTCCCTTGAGCGGAGGCTGGAAGCACTCCTCCAGCGCCTTAAAAAGACTGAAAAAAGTTTCTGA
- the radA gene encoding DNA repair and recombination protein RadA: MPSGSLDLEDLPGVGPTTAEKLREAGYATVESIATASPADLAEAAEIGESSAKKIIKAAREIADIGGFKTGIAVLEDRKEVKKLQTLVPEFDALLGGGMETKSITEVYGEFGSGKSQISHQMAVNCQIPLELGGLNGSCVYIDTENTFRPERIEQMVEGLDIPGYEVPPFTEFLERIHVAKGYTSDHQMLLLESARDLATEMKESDHPVRLIIVDSLTAHFRAEYAGRGTLSVRQQKLNRHMYDLAKIAEEFNAVALVTNQVQSNPGVFFGDPTKPIGGNIVGHAAKFRLYLRKSKGGRRIAKLVDSPNLPDGEAAFVVETSGLKP; the protein is encoded by the coding sequence ATGCCATCAGGTTCACTAGATCTCGAAGATCTCCCCGGCGTTGGGCCGACCACTGCCGAAAAGCTCCGCGAAGCCGGATATGCCACCGTCGAGAGCATCGCCACGGCCTCTCCAGCCGATCTTGCCGAAGCAGCCGAGATCGGAGAATCAAGCGCCAAGAAGATCATCAAGGCGGCACGGGAGATCGCCGACATCGGCGGGTTCAAAACGGGCATTGCCGTTCTTGAGGACAGAAAAGAGGTAAAGAAACTCCAGACTCTCGTTCCAGAGTTCGACGCACTTCTGGGAGGCGGCATGGAGACGAAATCCATCACTGAGGTCTATGGCGAGTTCGGTTCGGGTAAAAGCCAGATCTCGCACCAGATGGCGGTCAACTGCCAGATACCCCTGGAGCTCGGCGGTCTCAACGGGTCGTGCGTCTACATTGACACCGAGAACACCTTCCGCCCCGAGCGTATCGAGCAGATGGTGGAAGGGCTCGACATCCCCGGCTACGAGGTGCCACCGTTCACCGAGTTCCTGGAACGGATTCACGTGGCGAAAGGCTACACCTCCGACCACCAGATGCTCCTCCTCGAAAGCGCCCGCGACCTTGCAACAGAAATGAAGGAGAGTGACCACCCGGTCAGGCTGATTATCGTCGACTCGCTCACCGCCCACTTCAGGGCCGAATATGCGGGCCGGGGCACGCTCTCGGTACGCCAGCAGAAGTTGAACCGGCACATGTACGACCTGGCGAAGATCGCAGAGGAGTTTAATGCCGTGGCCCTCGTCACAAATCAGGTCCAGTCGAACCCCGGCGTCTTCTTCGGCGACCCGACAAAGCCGATCGGCGGAAACATCGTCGGGCATGCGGCGAAGTTCAGGCTGTACCTCCGCAAGAGCAAGGGCGGACGCCGGATCGCAAAACTCGTCGACAGTCCGAACCTGCCCGACGGCGAGGCGGCATTCGTGGTCGAGACGAGCGGGCTCAAGCCCTGA
- a CDS encoding phosphoglycolate phosphatase, translating into MLKAVVTDLDGTLTDERRRISTVAIETIRDLVDAGVLVVLASGNTVCSLDILCKMIGTDGTIICENGGVYRFRFDGQIQIPGRQPICWDAYHRIEEHFAAKGERLTLYSPENRFADVAFARSVDPAETAEVISDMPVRVIDTGFAIHLQYEGVSKGTALSDLAALMGVSTDEILAVGDSGNDTEMIRRAGIGAAVGNATEEMRDAADYVSEKKYGNGFVEIIQKYQPYFFER; encoded by the coding sequence GTGCTCAAGGCGGTCGTAACAGATCTGGACGGGACGCTGACCGACGAGAGGCGGCGGATCTCCACCGTCGCCATCGAGACGATACGGGATCTCGTGGACGCCGGCGTCCTGGTCGTCCTCGCCAGCGGAAACACCGTCTGTTCTCTGGACATCCTCTGCAAGATGATCGGTACCGATGGCACCATTATCTGCGAGAACGGCGGGGTTTACCGATTCAGGTTTGACGGTCAGATCCAGATCCCCGGCCGCCAACCGATCTGCTGGGACGCATACCACCGGATCGAGGAGCATTTTGCCGCGAAGGGGGAGCGCCTCACCCTATACTCCCCTGAGAACCGCTTCGCCGATGTGGCCTTTGCACGGAGCGTCGACCCCGCCGAGACGGCAGAGGTAATCTCGGATATGCCGGTAAGGGTCATCGATACCGGGTTCGCCATCCATCTGCAGTATGAAGGAGTCTCGAAAGGGACAGCCCTTTCCGACCTTGCGGCGCTGATGGGCGTCTCGACCGACGAGATACTTGCCGTCGGCGACTCAGGAAACGACACCGAGATGATCAGACGCGCCGGTATCGGGGCGGCGGTGGGCAATGCCACAGAAGAGATGCGCGATGCGGCCGACTATGTATCAGAAAAGAAGTATGGGAACGGATTTGTTGAAATTATCCAGAAATATCAGCCTTATTTTTTTGAGCGGTAA
- a CDS encoding PRC-barrel domain-containing protein, producing MSKIFSRSLARKRVMSNDGMIIGQIKNLMVDLDTGEVIDLLVKPEASFDTSGYRMDGDQMLIPFEAVKDARDYIVVDRYRSKK from the coding sequence ATGAGTAAGATCTTCTCGCGGAGCCTTGCGCGCAAGCGGGTGATGAGCAATGACGGGATGATTATCGGCCAGATCAAGAATCTGATGGTCGACCTCGACACAGGAGAGGTGATCGACCTCCTTGTCAAACCGGAGGCCTCTTTTGACACGTCAGGTTATCGAATGGACGGCGACCAGATGTTGATACCCTTCGAAGCGGTCAAGGATGCGCGCGACTATATTGTGGTCGATCGTTACCGCTCAAAAAAATAA
- a CDS encoding histone family protein has product MGELPIAPVGRIIKNAGAERVSADGSEALAVLMEAYGTAMAKEAIKLTRHAGRKTVKAVDIKMANEILK; this is encoded by the coding sequence ATGGGCGAACTACCGATTGCACCTGTTGGCAGGATTATTAAAAATGCCGGCGCTGAGAGGGTGAGCGCCGACGGAAGCGAGGCTCTTGCCGTCCTTATGGAAGCGTATGGGACCGCGATGGCAAAAGAAGCGATTAAACTCACGCGTCATGCCGGGCGCAAGACCGTGAAGGCCGTCGATATCAAGATGGCAAATGAGATCCTTAAGTGA
- a CDS encoding CBS domain-containing protein, whose protein sequence is MDLSLIQKEILITLITLYHRHSRAIKGEEIADVLKRNPGTVRNQMQSLKALELVDGVPGPKGGYNPSEKAYRELNVSGYDQGSHVMISRNDEEVEGANVSEIDFTTLCHPDICHALIRIIGSVKIFEIGDEVTIGPTPVNKLLLRGEVFGKDEAKSSLLISISEMISLPKKSIRHYMSAPLISLLPGTTLKEATHLFARSRIHGAPVMDGERLLGIVTLTDLAKAYAKGFPSTTPVSEAMTSDVIEADAETHLYEVIRRFKEREIGRLIVVDGGKPVGIITQSDIIGVFPAL, encoded by the coding sequence ATGGATTTGTCCCTCATCCAGAAAGAGATACTCATCACCCTCATCACCCTCTATCACCGGCACTCCCGCGCGATCAAGGGTGAGGAGATCGCGGATGTGCTCAAACGCAATCCGGGGACGGTCCGGAATCAGATGCAGTCGCTTAAGGCCCTCGAACTCGTCGACGGTGTTCCCGGTCCGAAAGGCGGTTACAATCCCTCGGAGAAGGCTTACCGGGAATTGAACGTCAGTGGTTACGATCAGGGCTCTCATGTGATGATCTCCCGGAATGATGAGGAGGTCGAAGGGGCAAATGTTTCAGAGATCGATTTCACCACGCTCTGTCATCCTGATATCTGCCATGCCCTGATCAGGATCATCGGGAGCGTGAAGATCTTTGAGATCGGGGATGAGGTCACCATCGGGCCGACGCCGGTGAACAAACTTCTCCTCAGGGGCGAGGTCTTCGGCAAGGACGAGGCGAAGAGTTCTCTTCTCATCTCGATCAGCGAGATGATCTCGCTCCCCAAGAAATCGATCAGGCATTATATGAGCGCCCCTCTCATCTCCCTCCTGCCGGGTACCACCCTCAAGGAGGCAACCCACCTCTTTGCCAGAAGCCGTATTCATGGAGCACCCGTTATGGACGGGGAGAGGCTCCTTGGCATCGTCACCCTCACGGATCTTGCAAAAGCCTATGCAAAAGGGTTTCCATCCACCACCCCGGTCAGCGAGGCGATGACCTCGGATGTAATCGAAGCAGACGCCGAAACACATCTTTACGAGGTTATCCGGCGTTTTAAGGAGAGAGAAATCGGACGGCTGATCGTTGTCGATGGCGGCAAACCCGTCGGAATCATTACGCAGTCCGACATCATTGGTGTCTTCCCCGCGCTATAA